A stretch of the Arthrobacter stackebrandtii genome encodes the following:
- a CDS encoding inorganic phosphate transporter has protein sequence MVAFLLGAVIVAAAIFAFLNGFRDASAAVALSVRTRALTPSVAVLLAALFNCLGALLSVVLTAAFAERLFTVPPGRNGLILLLAALVSACLWGIYLWWRGIPSSSTHALISSLVGASLGSAVIGHPPLQGINTTMFALVLLPLVVSPVVAFVLGFAAVYPASWAARNTAPNQVNRRVRQLQSVAGAAVAFGHGLQDGQRTTAVVLFALLAAGVVGAGEMPLWVPIFTAVLLAAGTLFGGWRISYTLGHRLVRIDPMRGFVAQLVAAGLLFFGALGLHMPLSTTHTVTAATVGAGENQRFSATNGRALAGVAVAWLATPVACVLGGMVFFLALSPLA, from the coding sequence TTGGTCGCGTTCCTGCTCGGTGCCGTGATCGTCGCGGCGGCGATTTTCGCGTTCCTGAACGGTTTCCGCGATGCCTCGGCCGCCGTCGCACTTTCCGTCCGGACCCGCGCCCTGACGCCGTCCGTCGCGGTGCTGCTCGCGGCCCTGTTCAACTGCCTGGGCGCACTGCTGAGCGTGGTGCTGACCGCTGCGTTTGCCGAGCGGCTGTTCACGGTCCCGCCGGGCCGGAACGGGCTGATCCTGCTCCTGGCGGCGCTGGTCAGTGCATGCCTGTGGGGCATTTACCTGTGGTGGCGCGGCATCCCGTCCTCGTCCACGCATGCGCTGATCAGTTCACTGGTGGGTGCGTCCCTGGGGTCGGCGGTGATCGGCCATCCGCCGCTGCAGGGCATCAACACCACCATGTTTGCGCTGGTGCTGCTGCCGCTGGTGGTATCGCCCGTGGTGGCGTTTGTGCTGGGGTTCGCGGCCGTCTACCCCGCTTCCTGGGCGGCACGGAACACGGCACCGAACCAGGTCAACCGGCGGGTGCGGCAACTGCAGTCCGTGGCTGGTGCAGCTGTCGCCTTTGGCCACGGCCTGCAGGACGGCCAGCGCACGACGGCGGTTGTCCTGTTTGCGCTGTTGGCTGCCGGGGTCGTCGGGGCCGGCGAAATGCCGCTGTGGGTGCCGATCTTCACGGCGGTGCTGCTCGCCGCGGGGACGCTGTTTGGCGGCTGGCGGATCTCCTACACGCTGGGGCACCGGCTGGTGCGGATCGACCCCATGCGCGGATTCGTTGCGCAACTGGTGGCAGCCGGGCTGTTGTTCTTTGGCGCCCTGGGCCTGCACATGCCGCTGTCCACCACGCATACAGTGACTGCCGCGACCGTGGGGGCCGGCGAGAACCAGCGCTTCTCGGCCACCAACGGCCGGGCGCTGGCCGGGGTGGCCGTCGCGTGGCTGGCCACTCCCGTGGCCTGTGTGCTGGGCGGCATGGTGTTCTTCCTGGCCCTCTCGCCGCTCGCCTGA
- a CDS encoding nuclease PIN, producing the protein MVKLRLFPQETAGLQALAHMSEQILAGTHTLAEMLGAGRNDFSELAESLRQHEAASTADFATLLTGMRTSFVNPLPREDLYALGQLLNETSEILSGAGEIIELYTLDRNPNRVSDQLEILSRQSELTIGAMKSLNDLDSLEDYWLEVLRLAKRADHTHRVVVAELLDAHSPTTFAKYKALTDQFAAGSRQMRAIATQVGSIIVKES; encoded by the coding sequence ATGGTGAAGCTGCGACTTTTCCCCCAGGAGACCGCCGGACTGCAGGCGCTGGCCCACATGTCCGAGCAGATCCTGGCCGGCACCCACACCCTGGCCGAGATGCTCGGCGCCGGGCGCAATGACTTTAGCGAACTGGCCGAGTCGCTGCGCCAGCACGAGGCCGCCTCAACCGCCGACTTCGCCACACTGCTGACCGGCATGCGCACCAGCTTCGTCAACCCGCTGCCCCGTGAAGACCTCTACGCCCTGGGGCAGCTGCTCAACGAAACCAGCGAAATCCTCTCCGGCGCCGGCGAAATCATCGAGCTGTACACCCTGGACCGCAACCCCAACCGTGTCAGCGACCAGCTGGAAATCCTCTCCCGCCAAAGTGAACTCACCATCGGGGCCATGAAGTCCCTCAACGACCTGGACAGCCTGGAGGACTACTGGCTTGAGGTGCTGCGCCTGGCCAAGCGCGCCGACCACACCCACCGGGTGGTGGTTGCCGAACTCCTCGACGCCCACAGCCCCACCACCTTCGCCAAGTACAAGGCCCTGACCGACCAGTTCGCGGCCGGCAGCCGCCAAATGCGCGCCATCGCCACCCAGGTTGGCAGCATCATCGTTAAGGAATCCTAG